The Apostichopus japonicus isolate 1M-3 chromosome 1, ASM3797524v1, whole genome shotgun sequence DNA segment TTCCTATGAATTAATGTAATGCATTATGCAGGGTGAGGGTATCTTTTAGAGATTGGAATTCATTTACAATTTGTGCTATAAAAGAACTTACATTTCGGCCCAACCACACCCCTATCCCACTCCACTGGAATTGGTAGGGTTGGTGTAcattagtgggggggggggtaccatcAGATAACTCGATACCAGAGGATGGAGTCACATTTTTGGAAGAGGAGTAAAACggaatgtgtgtatgtgtgtgtgtgtctgcatGTGTGTCAGCCAAATTGTGTCTAACGAGCTCTTCTAAGCCCGTAAGGCTGATGGACTTCATCAGATGTAGTGCCACCGTAACTTCTGATGTCATAGATCAAATTTCAGAGGTCAAACTTGAGGCGAAACACCAAAACCATTCAAGTACACTATCGGGTTAGCTACAGTTCTGTTAACAGGGATGCTGGTCGGACGCAATAGTACTTTGCATCGAAAGGAAAGGCACGATGTCTTTCCATATCTCTTaggaacaggcgcgtagccaaggggggggggcgaagggggcaaccgcccctccctccccccttgagcaaattttgtgtatatgtttttatgatatcgctagtaatttcaaaatagaaaatgcttagatgcaacttacaaggcctgggaagtgccatatccagcgatctgggaggcattttcggccaacattttctggtacgcttcgcgccaactcatatTGGCGCTACGGTTAGATAGATTCCAGTGCCGATTCTACGGTTctaatagtttgcctacaggttcgccccttggcaaattcctcgctacgcgctaGGCCTGCTTAGGAAGCGATAAGCAAATCACGAATGTGTAGATGGCTACCCCATGCTTTGGACTTGATCCTCTTTGTTTAAGATCTTCCTACCAAATAATAGAGGCGCTTTACCCCTTATAGTACCACGTGACCATTACAGTTCACTATAAGAAGTGAGAGGTATTTTCACCCGGTATTTTATGCAGGTGAATGGCGCACGATTACCTCAACCGCTCCAATTCACAGACCGACTCCGCGAAATAAAAATCCTGCTATTCGCGATTTAGCGGTAAACATTCCGATATAACCTGCATTGATCGTGAAAATATTTCTCTGGTATAATGTATGCGCGCTGACTGCCCGGCAAAACGACATTTAGCAAGTCTGAAGATAGCTCGCCGCTTCCACTAGATAATGATGCGCGCATGCATCCAATCATGTTCCGGAATGTTGTAAGGTTTACAGGGAGCTGTGACCCCAAAAGACATGCACCAATTATTTCTAAGAGTAAAAGAAGGTGGTAATTGAGTAGGAATTTATAAGACTATATCAAAGTCTCGTTGTATACATTACAATGATTCTCATTTCTACTTTCTCATCTCAGGAAGACTAGCCCTTGATCAGCTAATCCAACTTATTAAACAAACTAACACGTGATGGCTCCATTTTCAAGAATTGCCACCAGAGGGCCGCGGCTTACGTGCTACCGTTTGATAACCTTAGCATCGGTCGTTATTCTGACTATTTCCTTGATAGACCAATCACTGACGATGGAATTTCCTCCAAATAGTATGTGATATGTTAAAGACGTTGTTGGTTAATACAGTCCAAATAAAGTTGTTGTTATCAACCCTAATTATTTATCAATGTTACACTCATAACTCTACTCGAATGcaatatcttttttttcagCGTGATATAAAGTAAAAGATAGttgtgatttatatatatatatacaaatatatatatatatatatatatatatatacatatacatatatatatatatatatatatatatatatatatcaaatatttctttccttGAGCACCTCCAAAATTGTTCTTCGGGCCCTCTAACTACCTGGGCTTGTTTCTCCCTGACCCCCTTCCGATACATACGGCCCAGCCACCGCTTACGACACTACTTAGTACATATACCATAGACCGAAATACAGCTTGTTATAGGCCTAGCTTATGCTATCTTTGCATGTGAAAAATGGCGCtataatttgttgttgttcttttaaTGGTGGGGCTAATCAGTCTCAAGTTTGTATAAACAATCAAAATAGTTTAATGAATATGTAAACAacgtttgttttttttaaattatttttattctttactaACAGAACTTGGTTCGAATGTAACAGTAGCCGAGGATGTCAACACCACCATTTGTCAACAACTCCTATGTCCAAGTTCGCCATAACGTTTTTTAACTTGTATTAAGCATATATACGTTTGGAActatttacttcattcttaacattttattattaaatttatttattttattttttactagAGATctatttattatcgtttagtattgggtgtaatttattactatctgttttaggctttacaataattgtcttactgtactatagtttctcatactttatttaaacattgactatgatataatctattttactatttacatacttctgaatttgttttggactatatgcgttttgggttttttttttaatatttttttttttattatcgtttagtacgggtgttttttatattgttgctttaggcttttacatgttatgccttattggttctatatatttaatatttaggtttttgttactatttgtttttaggtttagcatttgtaaagcgctttgagcagctttgctgattatgcgctatataaatattacttattgttattattattacctgaTGATGGGTTCAGTAGTATATAGTGTAACAATGGTGACGTCATGTTTGTCCCTTTTTCTTCCTTCCTGGGTGGCTTTTCTTACGAAGGATACGGTGACACAAGaaacaaataatttaaaaaatatataaaattaaagaTGAAGTCGTTCCTGAATCGTCGAGTTTTCAACTTGTAATTTGTAGCTTTTTCTCAAGGTCGACATAATACTGTCGCAAAATGTTGGGAATTTCGACATAAAAAGACAAACATACGACATAAAACTCGGCGTAGTAATTCAATATCTAGTTAATGTACTTTATAGGCTACCGTAAAAAAAAGCTAACCTAGAATAGATTATTTCATATACATTTTAACGACTACCACCATCAGGTTGTGCCGAGGCCCAATTTGTAACAGTGACCTTCTTTTGAGTATACACTATTctttatcaaatatttatttccttGAGTTCATGCAAATGTTTTCTTCGGGCCCTCTAACTGGCCCGGGCTTGTATCTCCCTGACCCCCTTCCCATACATAAGGCCCAGACAAAGAATATATTTAGCTCTTTGAGATGGTTCCCGCTTACGAAAATATACTTAGTACATACACCATAGACCGAAATACAGCTTTTCATATAGGCATAGCTATCTTTGCATGTGAAAAATTGCGCtataatttgttgttgttcttttgaTGGTGGGGCTAATCAGTCTTAAGTTTGTATAACAAACTAATATAATTTAATGAATATGtaaacaacgttttttttcattatttttgttCTTTACTAACAGAACTTGGTTCGAATGTAACCGAGGATGTCAACATCAACATTTGTCAACCACTCCGATGTCCAAGTTCTTATGAAagtaatttatgcaaatgtgATGACGCTTGTATTGAATATGAAGATTGCTGTTGGCATGGAAAAGGGGGTGATTTCTTCTCGAAGTCATCCACTACTGATAGTATCAAGCAAGATGGACTGAAGTGCATAGCAACAACATTTGAATCGATTCAATTTCGTTTGGACGTTGAGAAAATAATATTAGGTTTCTACATGATCAGTGAATGTCTTCCCGGAGTACAAAATGACCAACTTATCCAAAAATGTCACGACTCACGTGATGTTTTGAGCATGCGCCTTGATTCTTGGAATCAGTACGTTGATCATATACCTGTCTTTGCTTCAGGAACCCAGAAGACTTACAAAAATGTGCACTGTGCACGTTGTAATGCCGTGACGTACAGTCAAATGCGATTTTGGCAATTACTCGTCGATGGAAATTGTGACGTCACCCAATCCCCGGATGAATGCGATAATATCGAATTTCAAGCGGTGTATTTTGAAGATACGTCCAATTTGAGGAGTTGTGTACAAGTGGAGATAGACTCGTGTCCAAGTTCTGCAAATACTGACAAAACGAGGACAGAATTATGTGAGTCGTACCTGGCACCAGTTGAAGTTAACGGAACCGTCTATAAAAATCCACATTGTCTATTATGTAACAATCAGTCTTACTTCGAACGGGACGAATATGAATACTGCCTGGAAGTTGATAATAGGCCCTCATTCGGCGAGGCGGGTGATAAACTTCCCCAGACAATTCCGTTCGATTTTTCCTTCACCAGAGAAGatcacaatgaaacagtcgttaGGTTCTGTGCTATAGGCCTGACATACAATGATACATCGAAGGTTTGTGAATTATCAGAAAATGTCACAAGGATTACACCTGAGAGATGCTTAGATTCTCGAAACTCTTCGGAAATTTTATTTATGACAATCCAGGCTGTCCATATGAACGCTGCACAATTTCTTGGGAAAGTCATGAAAAATTTTAGTGATGTTTTTTACCCGAGGGCCCGTACAGCCGAGGTTGTACAGTTAGATGTATACCCTTGTATTCAAGACCGTGAGACCAAAAATTCGACGGTTTCGTTGTCGTGTGCTATTATGGAAATAGAAATGACATTGATCGAAAATAATTTCGCCGTTACCTCAAAGATGTTTACCGATTATTTCCATGCTCATGACATTCGAATATTAGAGTTAACAGTTACTACGGAATGCACAGTTTCATTACATGTTATAATGACTGCTTCTTCGAGTTACACATTCCTGAATGCGTTCAATACATCCGACGTTACTCTGTATATGTTCGAAAAGAAGGACTATGCCATCATACATTCACAAAATCGAGTCTACTCTGATGTGAGGGCGTTAgtcatatttcaatatttctcgTCTGATAACTTCGAAAGCTTCAATGAAGAGAGCTGGTTTAACATTTCCCTTCATCAAATCTCAAGAGAGGATCTCTTGTGTCCGTTCTCTGTATTTTTGTCAGAACATTATTCTGTTTCAACTAATGGCTCTCTACATTCTCAGTTTCTCGAGGATGAAATTCCGGTCAGTGACTATTTGATCCTGTCAAACGGACAGTTGAAGGTCTGTTCTCGTTGGATAATTGAAACCAAGCCCCCTGGTTATAATTTATTCCTTTTGgttatatttatcatatttactaGCCTTTCTCTGATTGGCCTTTTTCTAACCTTCGTCAACTATTGCATATTCAAATCCCTTAGGAACCTACCCGGGATGATCACGATGAATTTCGTCGTTGCTTTGTTTTTCGCGCAACTGATACTCATACCTTCTTACGTATCACCAGCAAACATTGTCTTGTGCACCCTCATTTCAACTGTGGGCCATTTTCTGTGGTTAGCAGCGTTTCTGTGGATGACGATCATTGCTTATGACGTCACACGAACATTTGGAACGACATCACTTGCCAGACATGGTACAAGTGTCAGAAAACAACTTTTGACGTATATGATAATTGGTTGGTTGTTACCAGCAGTTTTCGTAAGCAGTTGTTTGATTCTACAAAAGTTGACTAATTTGGAGGGAAAATTTTCCTACGGTGAAGAAGGGAGCTGTTGGCTTAGACCTAGCCTAGCGAATTTCTTGCTGTTTGGAATACCTGCAGCTTTCTGTTTGTGTTGTAACTTTATTATGTATCTTGTGACGGTCCATGGCATACGAAAAGCAAAACAACATACTAAAATGGCGAAGAACATGTCAACATCTAACATTATGAAGGAACAACTTCTTCTATTCATCAAGGTgagttatatattatacattttcattcatttcatgcATTGACTTGTACCATTTTTGTTTCTTCCCTTTCGGGGttcaataaaaaacaatgtagGCACTTTATGTTACATTCTATAAACCGGTTCCAATTactttctttggggggggggggggggtgtgggcaAGGTATGAGGCCTTTACCGTTATATCACCTCCTTACTTTCAAACCGTTAGCTTCAATCTTACCACTAGTTGGTTGGAATGGTGTCATGCAGACATTCCCGACAATCCATAAACTTTGCcaattcttcttttgttttcaataagaatgatatttcaaacttataaaaatgtatatataaatccACATGataccgaaaaaaaaaaacatatcatatatataaatatttatgtattACAATGCACTCTTGTAACATAGACTTTACAATTGAGAGTCTATGTTACAGTCTACCCTAAATTTGGAAAATACTGCAAttatttaaaattgatttaagAAAACAACATGATCGCCGTGGAGTCCATGAAAGTTTGATATGgtaaccaagggcgtaggaaccgggggggctgggggggcgccagccccaccccagtgaaaaatgtggaggggcggaagtatcattccgccccccccccccggttcgcaagtcagaaaacccctttttcatttccaaatgagaataaaatctcatttggagcaccaaattgcatctaaggccaggtgaaaatacaaaattaagttcacaaaatggagagggtgttgaagtgtgctatattgcaccaaattgcatctgaggccacctggaaatgcaaaaaaatccaaaggggagggggacaccccctccccttagacccctcccccaggccggccatcagtcttcagcccccccccactcaaaagtaccttcctacgccactgatggtAACTGTAACAAGTAGTATGTTATTAATTTGATCACGTGAAAGGTTATAAGGGAAGATACATTATCATAATTtggttgttgttttgtttatatattcatCTTACAGATTTCTATTCTGATTGGTTTATCTTGGATCTGGGCGTTCCTAAATGGATTCTTTCCACACGTGACAGCATTCTTGTTCATCCATTCCTTCGTGAATCCCTTACAGGGGGTATTTGTCTTCTTGGTGTACATATGTAACGGAAGAGTATTCTCAATGTGGAAGGCTAAATTCAAGAAAACCTATTCGCCGACTAGCGATAATTCTAAAAGAGCCCAGGGAACTGCTTCCACTTCCCTATGAGAAAGCGGTAATACCACAACAGACAGAGAGACTGAAAGTATCATCTTGGAAGACAAGAACGCATTGCTGCCTGTATAGACCCAAACTATAGCACCCTATCAAGGAAACGCTTCTGGAGATTACGTAAttgacctgccttggtcgtaaaatgacctctatttaccaattagtctgcaaggCCTGCCACATATTATTTCTTGTGGTTACAAAAAGAGCCattggtgttaagaagctatgcaggctaattgaggtcgatttacgtaatcacaaaattTTTTAATCTATAGCGTGCTATCATTGGAGCTAATAAAGCAGATAAATTAATGACAACAACCCCTACGTAAGCACGATTGCAGTTCATGTTAAAAGGATGACCAACTATCACTGAGCCGGGGTTAGTTTGGTCATATTTGTCTCTATGTGGTATGATCCTAGTCATCTTAGAACTGGCGACACCAAATACAACGCTAGTCATCATTATGTTGtaaacagtggcggagctaggggtattggtcggggggggggggtgcgagaatggtctgtaggggcgctttcgacactaagcggagcgccaccacaggttggcgcggagcgtagagtGTTTTTTGAGTATAGATactcctagatcgccggaaatgacccttttcgggccttgctaatttgcagataaacgaagaataaataggtgtcatcgccatttgtgacaactcggTAGTTTATATGTCagtaggtagatgagagcgcaataaaaaaagttaataatcgcgaataagtaaaagtggtaaaaaagctgaaaagggcgccagcagtccatgagtccgtcagggggggggggcatcctcccctgactgtatggacgctccgccactggttgtAAACCAACAACTGAATCATATAATATAGTGTACTCCCATTCTCCAATTAGAAGAGCCAGTTTACGCCTgtttaaatttaattacatCTCACACTAAAAGTTACAACTGCCAGCACAAATAAGCGTAATTATAGTGTAGGCTTACACATATTTGTGATGGCAGTTACAAGTTCAGTGTACGTCTATGTCTGGTATAACTTTCTGTGTCTGGTATACGAAACGTGTACGTGTGAACATGCGCAGTGTAAATATGAGTTCGTTGAATCAAACACTTATGTTCTCCATATGGGCAACGAAGGAACTCAAAGCAgggatacaaaatataaaatgtgaatAATATAAGAAAGTAACAACAGAAAGCAGACTGGTTAACTCAAGTgacaaattttaagttgcatccGAAAAAAGTTAATATAGATATCTAAGGATTATAAAATGGAAAATTGATGCTTTCGTGTCCCGCAAATGCAATgtaatgttttattatctcattTGCaaattaattaagttaattttcTTGGATCCTGATTTTGATGTACTTAAAGTAAAtatacaatttgttttcatccaTTTTATATTGCAGTTAAATGCTCAAGCATGTCACCAGCTCTTCTGGCAAATTAACACATGTGAGGAGGagaaaaatggggggggggggggtgggatgggtggAGGTGATGGTGAGGACGACGTTTGATCATCTTAAAATGATACCTACAACATTTCATAGAAGTTATATACAGTCGggtggaatggggggggggggaatgcttacactatactgttttatATAGTTGCATTATGCATGAATAGTGTGAGATAGCGATTCATCGTTcatttcatatgtatatatataaatatataaattgtttttgttttgtttaaatgactactttttaacattttacattcGCATCCAAAAGATGATTTATTGATTAAGCattcatttattgttttaacagttttccgagaaagaaaaaaactggtGTGCTCATATATGACCCTTGTCGTATTAAACATCTTGTAGcactatatatttaaatactcCCTTATATATTATGTCTACAATTAATTATTTAACAACGAAATGTTAAATTGATCAAAGTAAGAATTTCTAAGTTAGCAAAAAAACCTATTTATATACCTAGAATTgcaaacttgaaataaaaaCTGAGAAAATCAGAAATTTCATTAGAAAATGTTGCTTCCTAAATTAATCGACGCTTTTCTGTATTTTATTGAGACGCGGAATATATGTAGACAGTGAGCAGCTCAACATTTTGAGGAAAGTTGctcatcaaattaaaaaaaagtgtatAGATATTTATATGGCACCATAACGTttcataaatatcatttttaaattCACGGCTTCAAAATTATAAACTTCTCCGAGCTGAATAAATTGAAGTTTAGGCTCACTCTACCAATATCGATTATTGATACGTTAACTACTGTATCTATTGAGCCTTTTTATAAATAGgcaatttgcatatatacttgAATAAAGTGTATTTTTTCATATAGATGTAATgatacaaaatttgaataattttcagAGACTGAATTTTCTCCGTCATTCATACACTTTACTAGATAAAAGAATTATTAGACCTGAATCGGCCAATTTGCATACAACGTTAAATGTACTGGTATTTAGAGCTAGCGTTATACCTTCTGGAGCTAAATGCTTACCCCTCTGCTCAatcccgcccacccccccccctccccttcaacaCCAAACTCATATATAGGCAACACTGAATCCTCTACATTTCGTGCCCCAAATTCTTTATGGAATAACAATTTTCGCTCTAGCCATGAAGGGCTCAATTAAATACAAAGAAATCGATCCATACAATGAAACATATGAATTAAAGGAACGTTAGAAAATGAAATTGCTTGTCATGTAAGGTCAACTCCCCTATCTTGGAGTCGAACTTTCAAGTGACCTTATACTTGGT contains these protein-coding regions:
- the LOC139965435 gene encoding uncharacterized protein isoform X1 → MAPFSRIATRGPRLTCYRLITLASVVILTISLIDQSLTMEFPPNKLGSNVTVAEDVNTTICQQLLCPKLGSNVTEDVNINICQPLRCPSSYESNLCKCDDACIEYEDCCWHGKGGDFFSKSSTTDSIKQDGLKCIATTFESIQFRLDVEKIILGFYMISECLPGVQNDQLIQKCHDSRDVLSMRLDSWNQYVDHIPVFASGTQKTYKNVHCARCNAVTYSQMRFWQLLVDGNCDVTQSPDECDNIEFQAVYFEDTSNLRSCVQVEIDSCPSSANTDKTRTELCESYLAPVEVNGTVYKNPHCLLCNNQSYFERDEYEYCLEVDNRPSFGEAGDKLPQTIPFDFSFTREDHNETVVRFCAIGLTYNDTSKVCELSENVTRITPERCLDSRNSSEILFMTIQAVHMNAAQFLGKVMKNFSDVFYPRARTAEVVQLDVYPCIQDRETKNSTVSLSCAIMEIEMTLIENNFAVTSKMFTDYFHAHDIRILELTVTTECTVSLHVIMTASSSYTFLNAFNTSDVTLYMFEKKDYAIIHSQNRVYSDVRALVIFQYFSSDNFESFNEESWFNISLHQISREDLLCPFSVFLSEHYSVSTNGSLHSQFLEDEIPVSDYLILSNGQLKVCSRWIIETKPPGYNLFLLVIFIIFTSLSLIGLFLTFVNYCIFKSLRNLPGMITMNFVVALFFAQLILIPSYVSPANIVLCTLISTVGHFLWLAAFLWMTIIAYDVTRTFGTTSLARHGTSVRKQLLTYMIIGWLLPAVFVSSCLILQKLTNLEGKFSYGEEGSCWLRPSLANFLLFGIPAAFCLCCNFIMYLVTVHGIRKAKQHTKMAKNMSTSNIMKEQLLLFIKISILIGLSWIWAFLNGFFPHVTAFLFIHSFVNPLQGVFVFLVYICNGRVFSMWKAKFKKTYSPTSDNSKRAQGTASTSL
- the LOC139965435 gene encoding uncharacterized protein isoform X2 gives rise to the protein MAPFSRIATRGPRLTCYRLITLASVVILTISLIDQSLTMEFPPNKLGSNVTEDVNINICQPLRCPSSYESNLCKCDDACIEYEDCCWHGKGGDFFSKSSTTDSIKQDGLKCIATTFESIQFRLDVEKIILGFYMISECLPGVQNDQLIQKCHDSRDVLSMRLDSWNQYVDHIPVFASGTQKTYKNVHCARCNAVTYSQMRFWQLLVDGNCDVTQSPDECDNIEFQAVYFEDTSNLRSCVQVEIDSCPSSANTDKTRTELCESYLAPVEVNGTVYKNPHCLLCNNQSYFERDEYEYCLEVDNRPSFGEAGDKLPQTIPFDFSFTREDHNETVVRFCAIGLTYNDTSKVCELSENVTRITPERCLDSRNSSEILFMTIQAVHMNAAQFLGKVMKNFSDVFYPRARTAEVVQLDVYPCIQDRETKNSTVSLSCAIMEIEMTLIENNFAVTSKMFTDYFHAHDIRILELTVTTECTVSLHVIMTASSSYTFLNAFNTSDVTLYMFEKKDYAIIHSQNRVYSDVRALVIFQYFSSDNFESFNEESWFNISLHQISREDLLCPFSVFLSEHYSVSTNGSLHSQFLEDEIPVSDYLILSNGQLKVCSRWIIETKPPGYNLFLLVIFIIFTSLSLIGLFLTFVNYCIFKSLRNLPGMITMNFVVALFFAQLILIPSYVSPANIVLCTLISTVGHFLWLAAFLWMTIIAYDVTRTFGTTSLARHGTSVRKQLLTYMIIGWLLPAVFVSSCLILQKLTNLEGKFSYGEEGSCWLRPSLANFLLFGIPAAFCLCCNFIMYLVTVHGIRKAKQHTKMAKNMSTSNIMKEQLLLFIKISILIGLSWIWAFLNGFFPHVTAFLFIHSFVNPLQGVFVFLVYICNGRVFSMWKAKFKKTYSPTSDNSKRAQGTASTSL